The proteins below come from a single Nocardiopsis gilva YIM 90087 genomic window:
- the polA gene encoding DNA polymerase I, which yields MVKTQQTPDQNSPSPAAGGEAAGRRRLLLLDGHSMAFRAFFALPVEKFATSTGQSTNAVYGFTSMLIKLLRDEQPTHIAVAWDLSGPTFRHEVYEEYKDGRAETPQEFPSQVELIQELLRMMGVTSVSATGFEADDVIATLAQRGGAEGMEVLIASGDRDAFQLVTDGCTVLYPGKSLSELTRMTPERIEEKYGVPPGRYRDLAALVGEKADNLPGVPGVGPKTAAKWITKYGSLDELVAHADEVTGKAGQNFRDHLDDVLRNQRLNELATDVEVGAPVTELTMREADPSSINSLFDALEFASTLRDRLFAVVGADAEQGEDESENNAEDFSVDLTVLGTGEVGAWLRGHAFDGKRVGLALSGEWGRGTGSISGLAIAAAGGAAAHIDPTALDADDERALAAWLADPAHPKAVHDAKGPMLAMAAHGWELGGLTSDTALAAYLVQPGQRKVDLVDLCRKYLNRELSEHTGGGEQLTLDVTGEGDAADTARRDLALRARATLDLAVGLDSDLRKRGADRLLADLELPLVRVLAAMERTGIAVDRAYLDGLEEEFAAAVRQAVAEAHRVVGHEFNLGSPKQLQQVLFTELELPKTKRIKTGYTTDADALAWLATQTDHELPAILLRHRDQTRLRTTVEGLIKTIAEDGRIHTTFNQTVAATGRLSSTDPNLQNIPVRTDAGRRIRRAFVVGEGYEDLLTADYSQIELRIMAHLSEDAALIEAFQTGHDFHAEIAARVFKVGVDEVDGEARARIKAMNYGLAYGLSAYGLSSQLGITPDEARGLMDDYFAQFGGVRAYLHSVVEQARRDGYTETMLGRRRYLPDLTSDNRQRREMAERMAFNAPIQGSAADIIKVAMLDVDAALREGGFTSRMLLQVHDELVLEVTSAELADVRKLVSEKMANAYALRVPLAVSVGVGRDWHDAAH from the coding sequence GTGGTGAAGACTCAACAGACCCCCGATCAGAACAGTCCCTCCCCGGCCGCCGGGGGTGAGGCCGCGGGCCGTCGGCGCCTACTGCTGCTGGACGGCCACTCCATGGCCTTCCGCGCCTTCTTCGCGCTGCCCGTGGAGAAGTTCGCGACGAGCACCGGCCAGTCGACCAACGCGGTCTACGGCTTCACCTCGATGCTGATCAAGCTGCTGCGCGACGAGCAACCCACGCACATCGCGGTGGCCTGGGACCTGTCCGGTCCGACGTTCCGGCACGAGGTGTACGAGGAGTATAAGGACGGCCGCGCCGAAACCCCGCAGGAGTTCCCCTCCCAGGTGGAGCTGATCCAGGAGCTGCTGCGGATGATGGGCGTCACCAGCGTCTCAGCCACGGGCTTCGAGGCCGACGATGTCATCGCGACCCTCGCCCAGCGGGGCGGCGCCGAGGGTATGGAGGTGCTCATCGCCTCCGGCGACCGCGACGCGTTCCAGCTGGTCACCGACGGCTGCACGGTGCTCTACCCGGGCAAGAGCCTGTCGGAGCTGACCCGGATGACCCCGGAGCGGATCGAGGAGAAGTACGGCGTGCCGCCGGGCCGCTACCGCGACCTCGCCGCGCTGGTGGGGGAGAAGGCCGACAACCTCCCCGGTGTCCCGGGCGTCGGTCCCAAGACCGCCGCCAAGTGGATCACCAAGTACGGCTCCCTGGACGAACTGGTCGCGCACGCCGACGAGGTCACCGGCAAGGCCGGGCAGAACTTCCGCGACCACCTCGACGACGTCCTGCGCAACCAGCGGCTCAACGAGCTCGCCACCGACGTCGAGGTCGGCGCCCCGGTCACCGAGCTCACCATGCGGGAGGCCGACCCCTCCTCCATCAACTCCCTGTTCGACGCCCTGGAGTTCGCCTCCACCCTGCGCGACCGCCTGTTCGCCGTGGTGGGGGCCGACGCCGAGCAGGGTGAAGACGAGTCCGAGAACAACGCCGAGGACTTCTCCGTCGACCTGACGGTCCTGGGCACCGGCGAGGTCGGCGCCTGGCTGCGCGGCCACGCCTTCGATGGCAAGCGTGTCGGCCTGGCGCTGTCCGGGGAGTGGGGGCGCGGTACCGGGTCGATCAGCGGCCTGGCGATCGCCGCCGCCGGCGGAGCCGCCGCCCACATCGACCCCACGGCCCTGGACGCCGACGACGAGCGGGCGCTGGCCGCCTGGCTGGCCGACCCCGCCCACCCCAAGGCGGTGCACGACGCCAAGGGCCCCATGCTCGCGATGGCCGCCCACGGCTGGGAGCTCGGCGGCCTCACCAGCGACACCGCGCTCGCCGCCTACCTGGTGCAGCCCGGCCAGCGCAAGGTCGACCTCGTCGACCTGTGCCGCAAGTACCTCAACCGCGAGCTCAGCGAACACACCGGCGGCGGCGAGCAGCTCACCCTCGACGTCACCGGGGAGGGCGACGCCGCCGACACCGCACGGCGCGATCTCGCCCTGCGTGCCCGCGCCACCCTCGACCTGGCCGTGGGCCTCGACTCCGATCTGCGCAAGCGCGGCGCCGACCGCCTCCTCGCCGACCTGGAGCTGCCCCTGGTGCGGGTCCTGGCCGCCATGGAGCGCACCGGCATCGCGGTCGACCGCGCCTACCTCGACGGCCTGGAGGAGGAGTTCGCGGCCGCGGTGCGCCAGGCGGTGGCCGAGGCCCACCGTGTGGTCGGCCACGAGTTCAACCTCGGCTCGCCCAAGCAGCTGCAGCAGGTGCTGTTCACCGAGCTGGAACTGCCCAAGACCAAGCGCATCAAGACCGGCTACACCACCGACGCCGACGCGCTGGCCTGGCTGGCCACCCAGACCGACCACGAACTCCCGGCGATCCTGCTCCGCCACCGCGACCAGACCCGGCTGCGGACCACGGTCGAGGGCCTGATCAAGACGATCGCCGAGGACGGCCGCATCCACACCACCTTCAACCAGACGGTGGCGGCCACCGGGCGGCTCAGCTCCACCGACCCCAACCTGCAGAACATTCCCGTGCGCACCGACGCGGGGCGGCGCATCCGCCGCGCGTTCGTCGTCGGGGAGGGGTACGAGGACCTGCTGACCGCCGACTACAGCCAGATCGAGCTGCGCATCATGGCGCACCTGTCGGAGGACGCCGCGCTCATCGAGGCCTTCCAGACCGGCCACGACTTCCACGCCGAGATCGCCGCCCGCGTGTTCAAGGTCGGCGTCGACGAGGTCGACGGCGAGGCCCGCGCCCGGATCAAGGCGATGAACTACGGCCTGGCCTACGGGCTGAGCGCCTATGGCCTCTCCTCCCAGCTGGGGATCACGCCCGACGAGGCGCGCGGCCTCATGGACGACTACTTCGCGCAGTTCGGCGGGGTCCGCGCCTACCTCCACTCGGTGGTCGAGCAGGCGCGCCGCGACGGCTACACCGAGACGATGCTCGGCCGCCGCCGCTACCTGCCGGACCTGACCAGCGACAACCGCCAGCGCCGGGAGATGGCCGAGCGGATGGCGTTCAACGCCCCCATCCAGGGGTCAGCCGCCGACATCATCAAGGTGGCGATGCTCGACGTGGACGCCGCGCTGCGGGAGGGCGGGTTCACGTCGCGGATGCTGCTGCAGGTGCACGACGAACTCGTTCTGGAAGTGACTTCGGCCGAGTTGGCGGATGTCCGAAAACTGGTATCGGAAAAGATGGCGAACGCCTATGCTCTCCGTGTGCCGCTGGCCGTGTCGGTCGGCGTCGGCCGCGACTGGCACGACGCCGCCCACTAG
- the arfB gene encoding alternative ribosome rescue aminoacyl-tRNA hydrolase ArfB, producing the protein MPGCVRVVLVDSELRWRFSRSGGPGGQHVNTSDTRVALSLDLTATTALTDDQRRRALRRLEGRLVDGVLTVTAADSRSQARNRDLARERLTAVLAEAAAPGPRPRRATRPSRSAKERRLNSKRRRAELKRTRARRFDD; encoded by the coding sequence ATGCCGGGCTGTGTCCGGGTAGTCCTGGTCGACAGCGAGCTGCGGTGGCGTTTCTCCCGCTCCGGGGGGCCGGGCGGGCAGCACGTCAACACGTCCGACACGCGCGTCGCGCTCTCCCTGGATCTCACCGCCACCACCGCCCTCACCGACGACCAGCGTCGGCGCGCGCTGCGGCGGCTGGAGGGCCGCCTGGTCGACGGCGTGCTGACCGTCACCGCCGCCGACAGCCGCTCCCAGGCCCGCAACCGCGACCTGGCCCGGGAGCGACTCACCGCCGTACTGGCCGAGGCGGCCGCGCCGGGGCCCCGTCCCCGTCGGGCCACCCGCCCGAGCCGGTCGGCCAAGGAGCGCAGGCTGAATTCCAAGCGCCGCCGCGCCGAGCTGAAACGGACACGCGCGCGGCGGTTCGACGACTGA
- the rpsA gene encoding 30S ribosomal protein S1, with translation MTSSTEATSTPQVAVNDIGSEEAFLAAIDETIKYFNDGDIVEGTIVKVDRDEVLLDIGYKTEGVIPSRELSIKHDVDPGEVVSVGDHVEALVLQKEDKEGRLILSKKRAQYERAWGTIEKIKEEDGVVTGTVIEVVKGGLILDIGLRGFLPASLVEMRRVRDLQPYVGRELEAKIIELDKNRNNVVLSRRAWLEQTQSEVRQTFLNTLQKGQIRKGVVSSIVNFGAFVDLGGVDGLVHVSELSWKHIDHPSEVVEVGQEVTVEVLDVDMERERVSLSLKATQEDPWQQFARTHQIGQVVPGKVTKLVPFGAFVRVEEGIEGLVHISELAERHVEIPEQVVQVGTEIFVKIIDIDLERRRISLSLKQANEAVSPDQVDFDPTLYGMSAEYDEQGNYKYPEGFDPESGEWLEGYETQRDEWEQQYAQAQARFEAHRKQVEEAQAAEAEAAEAPAEAAEAAPAAPASTGGGGGNAEASSGGALASDEALAALREKLAGGGE, from the coding sequence ATGACGAGCAGCACCGAGGCAACCTCGACACCCCAGGTAGCGGTCAACGACATCGGGTCCGAGGAAGCCTTCCTCGCAGCGATCGACGAGACCATCAAGTACTTCAACGACGGTGACATTGTCGAGGGCACCATCGTGAAGGTCGATCGAGATGAGGTCTTGCTCGACATCGGTTACAAGACCGAGGGTGTGATCCCTTCCCGCGAGCTCTCGATCAAGCACGACGTCGACCCCGGTGAAGTGGTGTCCGTCGGCGACCACGTCGAGGCCCTGGTCCTCCAGAAGGAGGACAAGGAAGGCCGCCTGATCCTGTCCAAGAAGCGCGCCCAGTACGAGCGCGCCTGGGGCACGATCGAGAAGATCAAGGAAGAGGACGGCGTCGTCACCGGTACGGTGATCGAGGTCGTCAAGGGCGGTCTGATTCTCGACATCGGCCTGCGGGGCTTCCTGCCGGCCTCCCTGGTCGAGATGCGCCGCGTCCGCGACCTCCAGCCCTACGTGGGCCGGGAGCTCGAGGCCAAGATCATCGAGCTCGACAAGAACCGCAACAACGTGGTCCTGTCGCGCCGCGCCTGGCTGGAGCAGACCCAGTCCGAGGTCCGCCAGACGTTCCTCAACACCCTGCAGAAGGGCCAGATCCGCAAGGGCGTCGTGTCCTCGATCGTCAACTTCGGTGCGTTCGTCGACCTCGGCGGCGTCGACGGTCTGGTGCACGTCTCCGAGCTGTCCTGGAAGCACATCGACCACCCGAGCGAGGTCGTCGAGGTCGGCCAGGAGGTCACCGTCGAGGTTCTCGACGTCGACATGGAGCGCGAGCGCGTCTCCCTGTCCCTCAAGGCCACCCAGGAAGACCCCTGGCAGCAGTTCGCCCGCACGCACCAGATCGGCCAGGTTGTTCCCGGCAAGGTCACCAAGCTGGTTCCGTTCGGTGCGTTCGTGCGCGTCGAGGAGGGCATCGAGGGCCTGGTCCACATCTCCGAGCTGGCCGAGCGCCACGTCGAGATCCCGGAGCAGGTCGTCCAGGTCGGCACCGAGATCTTCGTCAAGATCATCGACATCGACCTCGAGCGCCGCCGCATCAGCCTCTCGCTGAAGCAGGCGAACGAGGCCGTCTCGCCGGACCAGGTCGACTTCGACCCGACGCTCTACGGCATGTCCGCCGAGTACGACGAGCAGGGCAACTACAAGTACCCCGAGGGCTTCGACCCCGAGAGCGGCGAGTGGCTCGAGGGCTACGAGACCCAGCGCGACGAGTGGGAGCAGCAGTACGCTCAGGCGCAGGCCCGCTTCGAGGCGCACCGCAAGCAGGTCGAGGAGGCCCAGGCCGCTGAGGCCGAGGCCGCCGAGGCGCCGGCCGAGGCCGCTGAGGCCGCGCCGGCCGCTCCGGCCAGCACCGGCGGTGGCGGCGGCAACGCCGAGGCGTCCTCCGGTGGCGCCCTCGCCTCCGACGAGGCGCTGGCCGCGCTGCGCGAGAAGCTCGCGGGCGGCGGCGAGTAA
- a CDS encoding GNAT family N-acetyltransferase, with the protein MSTPRISVAEEADIGEIWTVQRAAYLDEAQAVGDPYIAPLAETREQVGAYLGADRILLKAVLGGRIVGSARGRGTGAGFLINRLAVVPDVRRRGIGRALLAALEEHALRALPDLESFALVTGRGGAADLRLYRALGYTETGRERLADHITTVHLRKPAPGGAPEAPVG; encoded by the coding sequence GTGAGCACCCCGCGAATCTCCGTCGCCGAGGAAGCCGACATCGGCGAGATCTGGACCGTGCAGCGGGCCGCCTACCTGGACGAGGCCCAGGCCGTGGGCGACCCCTACATCGCCCCGCTCGCCGAGACCCGCGAGCAGGTCGGCGCCTACCTCGGTGCGGACCGCATCCTGCTCAAGGCGGTGCTCGGCGGCCGGATCGTGGGCAGCGCGCGCGGCCGCGGGACCGGCGCGGGCTTCCTCATCAACCGGCTGGCCGTCGTCCCCGACGTGCGCCGCCGGGGCATCGGCCGGGCGCTGCTGGCCGCGCTGGAGGAGCACGCCCTGCGGGCCCTGCCCGACCTGGAGTCCTTCGCCCTGGTCACCGGGCGCGGCGGCGCGGCCGACCTGCGGCTCTACCGCGCGCTCGGCTACACCGAGACCGGCCGCGAACGGCTCGCTGACCACATCACCACCGTGCACCTGCGCAAACCCGCTCCCGGGGGCGCGCCCGAGGCGCCGGTGGGCTAG
- the coaE gene encoding dephospho-CoA kinase: MLRVGLTGGIGSGKSEVSRRLAAHGALIIDADQLAREVVEPGTSGLAEIVAEFGEEVLTPDGELDRPRLGEIVFADADKLARLNAIVHPRVGERTEGLMARAAPDAIVVYDVPLLVENGLGALYDLVVVVDAPEETRIDRLIAHRGMPEDQARARIKAQATREERLGAADIVVDNAGTVADLDRAVADLWKRLLDRAAADA; encoded by the coding sequence ATGCTGCGTGTAGGACTCACCGGGGGGATCGGCTCGGGCAAGAGCGAGGTGTCGCGCCGCCTCGCGGCGCACGGCGCCCTGATCATCGACGCCGACCAGCTGGCCCGCGAGGTCGTCGAGCCCGGGACCTCCGGCCTGGCGGAGATCGTCGCGGAGTTCGGCGAGGAGGTCCTCACCCCCGATGGGGAACTGGACCGGCCGCGGCTCGGTGAGATCGTGTTCGCCGACGCCGACAAGCTCGCCCGGCTCAACGCCATCGTGCACCCGCGTGTGGGGGAGCGCACCGAGGGTCTGATGGCCCGGGCGGCACCGGACGCCATCGTCGTCTACGACGTTCCGCTGCTGGTGGAGAACGGGCTGGGCGCGCTTTACGACCTCGTCGTGGTGGTCGACGCGCCCGAGGAGACCCGGATCGACCGCCTGATCGCCCACCGCGGCATGCCCGAGGACCAGGCCCGCGCCCGGATCAAGGCGCAGGCCACCCGCGAGGAGCGGCTCGGCGCGGCCGACATCGTCGTGGACAACGCCGGCACCGTCGCCGACCTCGACCGGGCCGTCGCCGACCTGTGGAAGCGGCTGCTGGACCGCGCCGCCGCGGACGCCTGA
- the uvrB gene encoding excinuclease ABC subunit UvrB: protein MRPVTDIQRKMAPFDVVSEMSPAGDQPSAIAELSRRINAGNNDSVLLGATGTGKTATVAWLVEQVQRPTLVMQPNKTLAAQFANELREMLPNNAVEYFVSYYDYYQPEAYVPQTDTYIEKDSSINDEVERLRHSATNSLLTRRDTIVVASVSCIYGLGTPQEYVDRMAMLSVGMEVDRDDLLRKLVEMQYTRNDMAFTRGTFRVRGDTIEIIPVYEELAIRIEMFGDEVERLQTLHPLTGEVLGEDEEMYIFPASHYVAGPERTERAVRQIEAELGERLSELEAQGKLLEAQRLRMRTTYDLEMLHQIGTCSGIENYSRHFDGREPGSAPNTLLDYFPEDFLLVVDESHVTVPQIGGMYEGDASRKRTLVDHGFRLPSALDNRPLKWEEFLERIGQTVYLSATPGPYELRQSGGDVVEQVIRPTGLVDPEVVVKPTDDQIDDLVHEIRVRSERDERVLVTTLTKKMAEDLTDYFAELGIRVRYLHSEVDTLRRVELLRELRVGEFDVLVGINLLREGLDLPEVSLVAILDADKQGFLRSETSLIQTIGRAARNVAGQVFMYADTVTEAMRNAIDETNRRRAKQQAYNEENGIDPQPLRKKIADILDSLAREDVDTEELLGTGYRKGEKGKAPVPALSSTAGEERSADVAKMPRAELADLIDQLGEQMHQAAADLQFELAARLRDEIKELKRELRGMDAAGVS from the coding sequence GTGCGGCCGGTGACCGATATCCAGCGCAAGATGGCGCCCTTCGACGTGGTTTCGGAGATGTCGCCCGCGGGCGACCAACCCTCGGCGATCGCCGAGCTGTCCCGGCGGATCAACGCCGGGAACAACGACAGCGTGCTGCTGGGCGCCACCGGTACGGGTAAGACCGCCACGGTGGCGTGGCTGGTGGAGCAGGTCCAGCGGCCCACGCTGGTCATGCAGCCCAACAAGACGCTCGCCGCGCAGTTCGCCAACGAGCTGCGCGAGATGCTGCCCAACAACGCGGTCGAGTACTTCGTCTCCTACTACGACTACTACCAGCCCGAGGCCTACGTCCCGCAGACCGATACCTACATCGAGAAGGACTCGTCCATCAACGACGAGGTGGAGCGGCTGCGGCACTCGGCCACCAACTCGCTGCTCACCCGGCGCGACACCATCGTGGTCGCCTCGGTGTCGTGCATCTACGGCCTGGGCACGCCGCAGGAGTACGTCGACCGCATGGCGATGCTCAGCGTCGGCATGGAGGTCGACCGCGACGACCTGCTGCGCAAGCTCGTCGAGATGCAGTACACCCGCAACGACATGGCCTTCACCCGCGGGACGTTCCGGGTCCGCGGGGACACCATCGAGATCATCCCGGTCTACGAGGAGCTGGCCATCCGCATCGAGATGTTCGGTGACGAGGTCGAGCGCCTGCAGACCCTCCACCCGCTCACCGGTGAGGTGCTGGGCGAGGACGAGGAGATGTACATCTTCCCCGCCTCCCACTACGTGGCGGGCCCCGAGCGCACCGAGCGGGCCGTCCGCCAGATCGAGGCCGAGCTGGGCGAGCGCCTGAGCGAGCTGGAGGCCCAGGGCAAGCTGCTGGAGGCGCAGCGGCTGCGCATGCGCACCACCTACGACCTGGAGATGCTGCACCAGATCGGCACCTGCTCGGGCATCGAGAACTACTCGCGGCACTTCGACGGCCGCGAGCCGGGCAGCGCGCCCAACACCCTCCTCGACTACTTCCCCGAGGACTTCCTCCTCGTCGTCGACGAGTCGCACGTCACCGTCCCGCAGATCGGCGGCATGTACGAGGGCGACGCCTCCCGCAAGCGCACCCTGGTCGACCACGGCTTCCGGCTGCCCTCGGCGCTGGACAACCGGCCGCTGAAGTGGGAGGAGTTCCTGGAGCGGATCGGCCAGACGGTCTACCTGTCGGCCACCCCCGGGCCCTACGAGCTGCGGCAGAGCGGCGGCGACGTCGTCGAGCAGGTCATCCGGCCCACCGGGCTGGTCGACCCGGAGGTCGTCGTCAAGCCCACCGACGACCAGATCGACGACCTGGTCCACGAGATCCGGGTGCGCTCCGAGCGCGACGAGCGGGTCCTGGTCACCACGCTGACCAAGAAGATGGCCGAGGACCTCACCGACTACTTCGCCGAACTCGGTATCCGGGTGCGCTACCTGCACAGCGAGGTCGACACCCTGCGCCGCGTGGAGCTGCTGCGCGAGCTGCGCGTGGGCGAGTTCGACGTCCTGGTCGGCATCAACCTGCTGCGGGAGGGCCTGGACCTGCCCGAGGTGTCGCTGGTGGCGATCCTCGACGCCGACAAGCAGGGCTTCCTGCGCTCGGAGACGTCGCTGATCCAGACGATCGGGCGCGCGGCCCGCAACGTCGCCGGGCAGGTCTTCATGTACGCCGACACGGTCACCGAGGCCATGCGCAACGCCATCGACGAGACCAACCGGCGCCGGGCCAAGCAGCAGGCCTACAACGAGGAGAACGGCATCGACCCGCAGCCGCTGCGCAAGAAGATCGCCGACATCCTCGACTCGCTGGCCCGGGAGGACGTCGACACCGAGGAGCTGCTGGGCACCGGCTACCGCAAGGGCGAGAAGGGCAAGGCGCCGGTCCCGGCCCTGTCCTCGACGGCGGGCGAGGAACGCTCGGCCGACGTCGCCAAGATGCCGCGCGCCGAGCTCGCCGACCTGATCGACCAGCTGGGCGAGCAGATGCACCAGGCAGCGGCCGACCTGCAGTTCGAGCTGGCCGCGCGGTTGCGCGACGAGATCAAGGAGCTCAAGCGCGAGCTGCGCGGCATGGACGCCGCCGGAGTGAGCTGA
- a CDS encoding VOC family protein: MAHTFQVTFDAHEPRKLGRFWADLLGYQEQPPPAGFATWDEALTAFGVPEDEHDSAYAIVDPAGVGPRIFLQQVPEGKSAKNRVHLDVNVAAQVQYDQRRAKVAEVAERAVELGATRVREVDEPKGYAMVMLDPEGNEFCLQ, encoded by the coding sequence ATGGCCCACACGTTCCAGGTCACCTTCGACGCCCACGAGCCCCGCAAGCTCGGCCGGTTCTGGGCGGATCTGCTGGGCTACCAGGAACAGCCGCCGCCCGCCGGCTTCGCGACCTGGGACGAGGCGCTCACCGCCTTCGGCGTGCCCGAGGACGAGCACGACAGCGCCTATGCCATCGTCGATCCAGCCGGTGTCGGGCCGCGGATCTTCCTGCAGCAGGTGCCCGAGGGCAAGAGCGCGAAGAACCGGGTCCACCTGGATGTGAACGTCGCCGCGCAGGTGCAGTACGACCAGCGCCGCGCCAAGGTCGCCGAGGTGGCCGAACGCGCCGTCGAGCTGGGGGCCACCCGCGTGCGGGAGGTCGACGAGCCCAAGGGCTACGCGATGGTCATGCTCGACCCGGAGGGCAACGAGTTCTGCCTGCAGTAG